GACGACTGTGCAGCTCTCCGGAGTTCGAGATCTGAGCTGCCCAGCCCCGCCGCTTCGCTGCCTGGATGCGCAATCTCTATGGTGACAGCGAGTGAGGCCGGAAGAAACCTCTCTCTTCCGCCCAACAACCCGCCCTCGGGCTAGACTGACCAATGGCCCAACGAGTTACGGAGAGATGATGTGATTGACATGGGGGGGGTGTGGCGTGCAGCTCGGACCGCTGCTACCCAACCGAACTGAGGTCGGTCCAAAGGCCGACAGGCACCGACCAATCGGAGGGCGTAACAAAGGGTGACGAGCCAACCCATCGCGCATGGCGTTGCCGGGAGCCGCGCTAGGCGTAAGCTAATAAGGAAGAAGTTGGGCGTTGAGAGAGCGACGCTGATTAGTGAATGTTAAATCACCTGAATGAAAGCCCACTTGTGATTCGCCCTAAGTAAACAGGAGCCCGGTGGGCTGGAACCGGCCGGAATCTGAGGTGTGAGTACTGCCAGGGTGGACAGTGGGATCCAGGTGAGGCGGGCAGAGGTGAGGAAAGCAGGGCGGCTGCGGAGAAGGGAGAAAAGTGGCGGGTCGGGCTGAGGTGGTTGGAAGAAGGCGTGGGCGGACGGCGGTGCACGGACCTCGCAGACCGCCCTTACCGCTGATCTGGCCCCAAGGCCCGGCTAATAAATACTTAATgtgaggcagagaaggaagggCTGTTTTGTGTTTCATACTCTTAAGAAAAGGAAGTGTCAGTGCCTGATTCAGATCTCTTATGATCAAGACCTTAATCCCTCTCCAGCTACTGGGAGGTGGCCAGGTGAACATTCTGAAGACGAGACATGGGGGGTATCGTTTTCCTGTCGCCAGTTTGAATCTGCAGCAGGGTTGGGGAGAAGCTTAGAGTTCCAGTAGAGtgttcccaggctgcagtgctgtgaGATGCAGACAGCGGAGGGACCGAGGCTCTGCAGCCGTTCCAACCCACAACACCGTCCAGGAGTGAGATGCAAGGACGAGACCTAGGTTTACTGATCCTCCTTTTCTATCAACGTGTTAAGAGCAGATGCTACATCGGTGGCATTTTGGGAGCTTGgcaactgatttttttcccaGGCTTGCATTTTATCTCATTACAAAGGTAGAGGCgttattctaatattttaaaattcaaaagatagTGAAGTGTTTAAAGTAGAAACATAAAAGTGTGAAAGTAACCGCCCAGTTATTTTTGAAGGGTTGGAAAACAGCTATAAAGCAAAGTGGAAAGAACTGTTCCAGAAGAGCACTTCACTCCTGTAACCcactgttttctgttgctttcaaGGGCTTGAGTCAGTGTGAAAATCGGGGGATGGGTGAGATATCTCCCACCAGCAGCAGCACTTAGGCCACATTACCCTCTGAGGAATCCACATTTGTCTTAGGTAGTAAGTCATCTTATAGTGGCCGTTAGTATTCTCACTCATGATGATCAGCCTGGTGATGAGTACTGTGTTTTTAATCCATTAGGTTACCTGTGCAGGGATCAGtcaatttattcctattttctcTGACAGCTGGATGAAAGGGTATGTAGAAACAATCGttaaatgaacacacacatctAAAAGGTTTTGAACAAACTCTTTCCAGAGAAAAACCTCACAGCATTGAGCACAGAAGGAAAACATTGGCCTTGTAGTTGCTCTTGTCAGCTGCTGAACGgttcaaatttaaattatttttttccactccAATCTACCTGCTTTAAATGCCACAGATATTAAGTAAATGGACTTACCCTTGAAATCAGGTTGGCCAAGCCATCACTTCTCAAAGAAGGTTTACTGACGGCGTGAACAGTAAACAAAAACacttccattttaatattttattgtattgtactcaataacaataatttagccattctaatatgGGAAATTATCACAGATATTATCACattgaaataagataaaaatgactAGATGTTCTCTCTTCCCCTATAGCAGCACTCTATACCATACCCAGCTCTTCTTTTCTATGCTTTGTAAGAAAATGTATAGTTTGCTTATAAAATTATGAGCTCCATTCTTAAAAGAGCTTGggaatatttatcttatttacttTAAAGCCATACCATATGTAAACCAATGTCTCATGAACTCTTAAGCTACTAAGGGGGATTGAAGGGCAACATTTCTAATGGTGCCAGCCAGCTTCAACTACCATTTGCCCTCTATTCTAACTGTTAGAGTTGATCCAAGTCTTCTAGGTTATTTGTGTAATATCCAGAATAgcacaaattaaattaaatagttGTTTTCTTAAGGGCAGTACCGTCAGGTCAGACAACTAAGCTAGAAACTTGTGTCATTTCTAACACCTTCTCCCTTGACACAGCTAAGACTGGAGTTCAGACCCTCTTCTCTTATCTGGAGAATTGCGTTTCCTAACTGATCACCCAATTCACATGCATTCTGCTGCccattacctttttaaaaattaaaaattatcacaaaaaatttaaaaacagaaaatagtacATTGGGTAGTATAATATCTGTGTTTCACCAATcagattaataaatattaacattttggcACACCTgttcaagttttttattttaaagagataaaacaTCACAGATTTAGTTCAGATCCCTTTTATTTCCACTCCCAACACCAttccctttcctgcctccctctccagaGGCAAACAGTCTTTTGAAATTGTCATACATCATTTATGCccatgtttttatacttttgctGTATATATGTACGTCAGAAACAATACATATTActgtttaaattgtatttaatttaaaaaatacaagtagtATCGTACTGTGGGTTCCATTTTGCAACTTGTTTTTGTCACTCAACATTGTTTTTTTGATATATTCACATCAATACATACAGATCAATTTcgttttaaatattcattatgaatatataatattgtatctGTTCCCTGATTGatagacatttaaattttttcctgatgttttgctattgtaaacaaaGCTGCAATAAACACCTTGTACATGTCTCTTTATGCAAGAACTTTCTAGAACAGTGGTTCCCCAAAGAGATGCTGCTGCCCGTTTTAGGGTGTTTTGGAATTTGTGAAGATGTATTTTGTTACTCTTTGATGGGAGGCACTACTGGGGTTTACAGATCAGGAATGAGGGATACTGGATGTTCTGTAATGTATGGGACAGTCCTCACAACGAAGAATTGTCCTGTATCCTGTGCAACTTTTGAGTATCCCACAAGATACTCATTTATAATTATCTGAGTCTAGAGCCTAACTCCAGTTTTTGTATAAACATAATGGATTTTTTGGCACAGTGTAATATAGTAAAATTTCCAGGAATGCAGCTCTAATGTAAATCAGAGGAAAATTATACTTATTTGTGGTTTGGAACTTTAACAAGAGTTGTTCATCACTCTAGCAAATCACATAACTGAAGGCAGCACAGCTCGTGGTATTTGAGTTGCCAGAACAACACACCTGCATAGTCTGCATTTGAAGCTTTTGCGTTCGTGGTGATTCTAAGTTTAGGTGCAAGCATCTGACTACTGTACTTCATTACGTATTCTAGTGCAGTCAGCCTgaacatttgtatatttaaacatatgCTATTTCATTACGAATTACTTTCCATTTAAAATCGACTTCTGTATATCATACAGAGatctagttttattattttcctattggaGAATCATTTGTCCCAGCACTATCTATGAAGTTCTTTACCCACTGAATCATAAAGCCAGCTCTGTGCTTATAGGAAGTTCTCACAAATGCACGGATCTGTTTCTGGGTTCTTGATTTTATACCACTGGGCCATGTGTCTTTGTGCCACtatcacactgttttaattactttgGTTTTTTAATGTGTCTTGCGGCAGTTTGTAACAAGAAAGGCAAGTTGCCATCCTAgttctcaaaattgttttggctattcttggGTTTTTGctcttccatatgaatttaggaTCTGTTTTCAAGTTccacaaaaaattgtttttagacGTTGGttagaattgcattgaatttataggttaaggaaaattgagattttttaatTGAACCATCCCATCCAGGAACACAGGTTATTTCTCTGTTCAGGTCTGCTTTATTTCTCTACCCAGGTCTTTACTGTTCAGGTCTGCTTTATTTCTCTAatcaggtctctctctctcttttttttttttgtctttgaataaagttttataattttagctataCAAATCTTACTCATCTTTTGTTATAGTCATATttatacagatatacatatacatatccaCATCTTTTTGTTATGAAAGTTTCAAATATATTCAGATGTATAGAAAATTCCAGGATAGCAAACATCTACATActcatcacccagcttcaacaacTAGCTCATGACCAGTCTTGTTTCATGTCAGCTACTTCACCTCCTCTCACTCAGATAATAGAAAGCTCCTAGAAACCCTTTTCTGTTATCTGTAATGTGCtacgtgtgtgtatgcatatatctTTATCATACTCTTTTAACAACATAATAATAGCGtatttttcaataatgttttttcactgaaaatacaaacagtaATTTCCTAATACTATCAATTATCTGGATATTCTTCAGATTTCCCCAATCATTTCATAGAAGGTTTTTGCAATGCTTTGTTTGAATCAGGACCAAATAAGGGTCCATATACTACACTTGGCTGACACATCTCTTGATATTCTTTCTGTAAAGTAAACATTTTAGTGAAGGGTAatacacatacagaaaagtatataAATCCTAAGTGCATGGTTAGATACAACATCACCGTATGAATAAAGCCAGGTGACCAAaacccagatcaagaaacagaattttatCAGCATCTCACTGAACCCCCTACAGTCACTATGTTTCACAAGCCAACCATACCCCTGACCTCTAGCGCCTAAAATTAGTTTGACCTGTTTTTgaacattatataaatggaatcatatactaTGAACTCTTTAGCCTCTagctttttttcattcaatatttgtgaaattcatccacattgttgaGTATAGTTGTAGTGTGTTCTTTCTCATTGCTTTATACTATTCTCATTGCTTTATACTACATAATGCTTTATATACTGTATGAATGAATAGATTGTAGAGTACTATATCCACTCTATTGgtagatatttggattgtttaATGTTTTAGCTATTTCAGGTAGGGCTGCAATCTTTGTTTTGAACTTAGGTGTGCATTTCTGTTGGGAATACATCTAAGAATAGAAGAGCTGGGTGTAgggtgcatttatatttagcTTTATTAGATACTTCCAATAGTCTCCAAAGCAGTGGTTAACAAATTACGGCCCTTGCCAGCCGTATATGAAGGTTCCAGTTActccacatctttgtcaacacttggtGTTGTCTGTCATTTCAtgttagccattctggtgggtaTATGAAGCTACtgaatttggttttcatttgcaatttctggatgactaatgaagttgagcacctttttacatatttattctcATTCAGGTATCCTCTTTCTCaagtgtttattcttttttatctgcTTGATCTATCAGTTTCTGAGACATATTTAAAATCTCTCACTAAATTAGTGgttttatccatttattataGTACTTCTGTCAGTTTTGGCTTTATATATTTGGAGGTTTTGTTGTTAGGTTCACATTTGTTTCAAGTTGTATCTTTTTACTGAATTGTTCCTTTTGTGACtgttcttattaatatttttcagagCTTTACATCTATTTTGCTTGGTACTAATATTACTTCAgtagcttttattttgtttcgcttgtttttttttcaactgtggcttaaaacaaaaacaaaaacaaaaaaacataaaatttcctgtcttaaccatttttaagagtGCACATCAgcagtgttaagtatattcacggTGTTGTGAAACAGAGCTCCAGAacgttttcatcttgcaaaactgaaactctatactcattGACGATCTCCCTATTCCCTCCTTCCCTGGTTTTTGTcttgttaatatttgctttgcaTGTCTTTCTCAATCTATTTTCAGCCTCTCATTATACTTTCTGTAGAACTTTTGTacacagctatttttaaaaagaaaaatctaagagAATTTCTTTTAGTAGCCAAATATAATGTTTCCTTGTACTACGATTACTGCTGTATTTGGGTTCATTTTTAcaatcttattttgtattttccattttccttgctTATTCTTTGTTCTGCCACCCACCTCACTACCACTGACCCTTGCcccactttctgttttctttacttttttttcactttactaGTATAGAagctatattttctatttctgttgctTGCTGTTTACCtatgttttttttaaacttgtgtacttagcttaaaaaacaaacacctcCTCCAAAACAAAATAACTGTAGAATGCTTTAACTTTGAACTATCCTTTTCCATCTACCATATAACTGTTGAGTAATATTtagttctttctgatttttaaccCCTCAAAAATTGTCATCATTACAGAAATCTTTACTGTCaatatttcttagtatttttctCACCAATCTTCCTACATCTCATACCTCCTTTCTTGgttcattttccttcttgctGAAATATGTCTCTGAGTAGCTCTTCCACTGAGGATCCATGAGAGATGAACTACATTTCACCCTTTGTATGtctgaaaacatctttattttacacTTACTCTTGAGGGAGTCTTGCATGCCAGCCTGTGGGTTTAGTTTTGTCTCTGCTGGGATCCAGTGGGTTCTCACTTTTAGTCTAGTTTTCATGTTAATCTTTATATTTGGGATTCCCGTATCACACTGGTAGTATTGAATCTCACACATGGATATGATGTGGGGTGGGGAATCAGATTTCTCTTGGGCTGTTGTTTTTTGACCTGTGGCCTGAAGCACTCAGCCAGCTTTCTTCCAGCTAAGTCAGTAGCAAATTTTTTAGACCCTATTTCAAGAACTGGTCAGCCCTGTGAGGGCCCAGCTTTCTGCCTTGTTCCCATTGCTAGTTCTTTGCCATCGTGGGCTTGAGACCTTATCTGCCTTGAAGAGAATCACCCTGAAGGGCTGTATCAGGCAACAGTACCCCCATAGACTTTTAGGCTCAGCTCAGGCCTTGAGTTACATTTTTTTTATAgcacttaattatttttctttattgttttcgaGCTCTGCTGTGTACTAAATTCTTCTTGTTCCATTTTATTGAACATTTCTGTGTTTGCTGTTGTATGAGGCACTTCCCTTGTTAACTTCCGTCCAGCATATTGACCAGAGGTTACAGTCATTTTTCTAAAACTCCGTATGATCCTTTCACTCCCTCACCTGATGTTTGTGGACTTGTTAGCGCTGTGTCATTTATTCCTCCCACAGATACTTGTCATGTATAATCTCTGTGCTAAGAACTGGGGTTACCACAGTGAGAAAGATACCAGGTCTCTGCCTTCGTGGAGTTTACTATTCTAGttggagagacagaaaataaacttgtaaacaaataaatgaaaatattaactaGTTCTGTGAAAAGTGCTCTGAAGGAAATAGAGTGATGGAGAGTCAGTGTTTGAGGGTTACTTTAGAGAAGACACTCAGGGAACACCTCACTGAGGAGTGACATTTAAGCAGAaatcagaaggctgaggaaagCCAGTCCTACAAATAGTAGCAGGCGTGCTTCGGGTTGAGAGTTAGTTCCAGGCATTGGAAACAGCAAGTACAAAGACCCAGAGATGGGGAAACCCTGGGCATGTTAGAGTGACTGAGATGGTGCCCATGTGGCCCTAATGGGGGCAGACTGCTCCCCAGAGAAGTTAGGCATGCAGGTGGGCCCCAGGTCCCATCTCCCCTCACTCCGATTCTTTCTTAAACGTGCCTGTGCGGAGTACTTCCTTTGTAAAGCCCCTCTCACTCTTGCCGTTCCCACTGCACTTCGCTTTTACCATCACTCAGAATGTAATATGGACACTTGTTTTCAGGACAGTGTTCTCCAATAGACCTTGAGCTTCTGTCAGAAGATACCTTATTCACCTTTGGCATCCCCAGCTTATAGCGCAGTGCTTTACATGGCAGGCACATCGTAAATGTTGattcaataaatgtatttctttagcAGTTCATACTTAGACCCTCCTTTCCCATAACTTTATAACTTCTCATAGCTAATGTTTTCGTGGTATTTAAGCCATGAGGGTAAAGAAAACCAGCAACCTAGAGGAGTGTGTTTGCTTAAGACTTGTCTCCGATGCTGAAAAGGAAATCCAGGGGAGGTAGTGCGGTGTGCTGTTCCTCTGCTGTGAGTCGAATGGTGCTCCCCAAAAATATATGTCTACATCCTCACCCCTGGAATCTGTGACTGTGACCTCGTTTGacaaaagggtctttgcagatttAATTAAGTTAAGCATCTCAAGATAATACTAGATTATTTGTAcagaccctaaatccaatgacaagtacCCTTACAGGAGACAGAAAAGGTGAAGACAGACACAGCAGAATGCCatgggaagatggaggcagagactggtgTTGTGAGTTAAAAGCCAATGAACGGTGCCTGGAGCTACCAGCAGttggaagaggcagggaaggattctcccctagagcagccatccccaatctttttggcaccagggactggtttcatggaagacagtttttccacaggcGGATGCAGGgcaatggtttcaggatgaaactgttccacctcagatcttcaggcattagattctcctaagGAACCTGCAACCTAGATGCTTCGCACATgaagttcacaatagggttcgtcctcctatgagaacctaatgccgCCACTGATATGACAGGAGGCGAAGCTTAGGCAGTAATGCTggcttgcctgctgctcacctcctgctgtgcagcccagttcctaaaaggccatggaccagtgccagtccatggcccaggggttggggacccctgtcctagagcctttggagggagtacagccctgctgacacctttaTTTTGGATtgctggcctctagaactgtgagaaaacaaatttctattttgaGCTGCTAATTAGGAAACTAATAGGTACCCCATCGCGCTTATATTTCACCCATTGTAACATGGCTATAGTCATACCTTTCTCAGAAGCTTCATGCTGGGATTGAATGAGATATGTTTGCATGGCACTTAGCACACATAAATGTTCAAAAATAGTGATGGCTGTTCCTCTTCTTTAAGGACTGAGAGTTTTCGTCCTCTTGAATAAGAACTCGACAATAGACTGAGAACTTTCTGTCTTGTGATCGATTGCCTGGTGAGTCAAAGCTCACACCATGGATTTAACCTGAGAGCTTCAACTTCCGCTTTGGCCCTGGAGTTCCTTCCCATGCCCCGGTGTCTTCTAACAGTTCTTAGGGTTTTGTATCAAGAGAGGGTTCCGTTTTCTCCCGTGGGCTGGGGGAAGAGGTCAAAGTAGAACTCAGGTACCGAATTTGAAGGGAAACCCTCAGAAAGACCTTCTGAGTGCAGAGTAGAAAACACGCCTCTCGGTCCCCGCCAAAGAGAAAGGCTTTGGCTTCTACATTTCCAGTTTCCATTAAGGGACTCTGGGCCTGGACATTTCTGAAAATTAATGACCTGTACTGAGTAATCCTCCTAACACACTGATCATCAGAAAATTCCCTGTACTGAGTTTAGGCTTTCTGTATTTGTCTGAATGCCTTCATGGGAGTGTGTGGCAGGAAGGCGGCGCTGGAGCACAGAGGACACTTGATCGTGCGGCGCGCAGGGCGGGGGCCGCCGCTGCCTCCCCGCGGGATGGCTGGCACTGTGCTCGGAGTCGGTGCGGGCGTGTTCATCTTAGCCCTGCTGTGGGTGTCAGTGCTGCTGCTGTGTGTGCTGCTGTCCAGGGCCTCCGGGGCGGCGAGGTAAGGCATTCTTTCCAGCTGGGAGTCCCAGGTAAAGCAATTAGAGGCAAAATCGCTGATGCTCATTAAACATTTAGAATTTAAGAGATCAGTTTTGTAATTACTGGCAGTTTGAATGAGTTGCATTTTAACCTCTTTTTATAAGCACGAACTGTGTTATTTATGCTCGGAAGCCGAGATGGGAGAAGGAAGTGGTGTGGTTGAGTTCTAACTGTGGCAGGAAATTCTGCTTTCACTGCTGATTGAATTTCTGGAGGTCGTACGGGTGTGTGTTTATGAATTGTTCAGATTTATGGCAGAGGCTTGGTCCAGTCCCCGAGGCTGTAGCCCTGGACCCAGGAAAAAACAACATGTGATGAGTTGGGCCTGCTTTCTATATCACGCGTTGCCTTCAGAACAGGGTTAGGCCATAAACCGACTCTGAAAAAACTGTAGAGTTGCACCAAGATAGTGTTAGTATGAAGCAGAGAGTTGTAGAATTTTCTAAAGTATTCTGTTCTAAAAACAACAGAAGTGGAGGTGGAGAGGGGATGCTTTGGTTTTTCTCGATTATGACTTTGggcagaagtaaaaataaaaactacacatTTCCGTTCCTAGGAATTGGGAATTACCAAGAATAAACGGGAATGCACCTAGCTGGTACCTGTCTAGGAAGAAGGACTTTGGGATGAAGAGGTTGTTGACAGCAGGTCTCTGGACATTGTTAAGGGACTGAAACATAGAATATTGGCTCCAAGGAAGAGTCTTTCCAGACCTAACTGATCAGAGAAAAAACTGTAAACAGTGCTTTTAATATATGTCTTTTTGACCCCAGgttctctgtcatttttttattcttcGGTGCTGTGATCATCACGTCAGTTCTGTTGCTTTTCCCACGAGCTGGTGAATTCCCAGCCCCGGAGGTGGAAGTTAAGGTAAagctgttggttttgttttgcctcCTGAGCTGTAACTCTTGTTTCTCTTCATCTGTATGTCCATCCTGCCCTCGATGTTCTCTGACACCGGGTTTCCCAAGATGTCAGAATTGTAAAGTTCAACCAATGGTAGGGAACGTTCAGAGAGAGTTTTAAGTTTCCCTGCCCCTTCACTCAGGAAAATAATCTTACTCTGAATTCCACCTCTAACCCCACCAGGCAGTTATTTGCCTGATTTGGTCTCATCTCCAGTTTGCATCAAGTTGAAAACAGCCTGTTGGAAAGCCTGTACCATgcggacagaaaaaaaaagaaaatgaaataaggatAGTCAGAGGCCTGCACCCGAGATGGAAGTGTTCCCATTCCTGGCAGCCTGGGCTCCTAACCGCAGATCCTGGACTGAAACTGATGTGGTGCCCTGAGGGTGCTGAGGACATGCTTCTCCAACTGCATGTGCTAGAATTTTCCCAACAGTCTTCTGGGAGTTCTTTGGTCCTCATGCCTGGGACCATACCTGCCAGCACCCACGTCTTTAAATGGATTTTTATCATCTCTCTCAGAGTCCTTCTCTGGAGTTCTTTACCATGGCATTGCCATGCCTGGCTGGTCTCAGACCCATGGGATCTTGACAATGGCATTAACCTCTTCTGTCCCATTACTCCTTCTCACAGCTTTCCTCTTAACCTTCATTTTGATGTTTTAAGTGATAGTCATGAAAATAGCTAAAATTCTTTAAGGGATTTCTGTGTGCCAGGTCCTGTGCCAAACGCTTTGTttgcattgtctcatttaaacCTCAGGACAGCCCTAAGTAGTATGACataggtaccattattatccccattttgtaggTAAGAACACTGAGTCTGTCAGAGGTtaaggtaacttgcccaaggccacatagcaAGAGGCAGAACAAGGATTCAAGCTGAGGTCCGTCTTCAAAATCTTCATCGTTGAGAACTTAACAGAATATCCAGGGCAGTCCCAGAGAGCTCATGGGTTAGCATTTTGACACTAGACAACAACAGTATACAAGAATATACGTGTAACTTTTGaactaaaattgacactctaggATTAACTATGGCAAGAGGAAGGAAATTAAACTCCAAGGGAAATAGTACTTACCACACGCAATTAAGGAATTATTTCCATTGATGCCAGTTTGTTGTCAGTATTTGGAAAATACTCTGGAGGTCTGGGTACCACGTGTGTGAGCCGGGGCAAATTCCCACctcacttaccttttttttttttttttttttgagagagagtctcactctgtcggccaggctggaatgcagtggcacgatctcagcacactgcaacctccgtctcctgggctcaagcaattctcctgcctcagcctcctgagtagctgtgattataggcatgtgccaccacacccagctaatttttttatttttagtagagatagggtttcaccatgttggccaggctggtctcgaactgacctcagatcactcagcctcagcctcccaaagtgctgggattatagacgtgagccactgaaTCCGGTCGCTTTCCCTGTCTTTTAAGGGGGATAGTGATATAGGCTGCCACATTTCTGGATGCTGCAGATATAAACATTGGGAGAAGGGCacagagcaaacacatttttgAAATCAATCCCTCTATTCTCTGTCATATGAGTTTCAGACCCAGGAGGCAAGAATGGGGTTTGAGCAAAATACTTTTGTCAGCATGGCCGACAGAATTGGAGTTCTAATTTTCAGGTTTTGAGAGCTGGCCTTTGCAGCAGCCTGGCTCAATGCGGTATCAATAATACATGGCCTGGGCCTTCTGCACCCAGGGCCTGCTAATTGGCTAATTAAAAAGTGAAACGTGTCGAACGAGCAAACATGTGGCCCGCAAGAGACTTGTTCAGTACCGGAGCCAAGGTCAAAGTTATGTTAAAGCTGTTTTATCAAACTGACCTTTGTTGTAAGTTGACTGTTGGGGTAATCTCTGGAGCAGCTGAGGTGTCTTTGGATCTCGGTGATCCCACCAGGGCTTGGGTCTGAGAGGTGCTTTGCGTATGGCcgctgtgttagttttctatcgCTGCTGTAACAAATCGTGTGAACTAATGGCTCACAACACagatgtattatcttacagttctgtaggttagAGTCCAAAATCAGTCTCATTGGGCTAAAACCAAGGGGTTGGCAGGGcagcattcctttctggaggttcTATTGGATAATCCACTTCCTTatcctttccagcttctagaggctgctcgTATTCCTTGGCTGACAGCCCCCTTGCTCTATCTTCAGAGCCAGTGACATCACACCGCACTGACGCTTCCATCCTCACCTCTCTTGCTCTGACCCTCTCTTCCACCTCCCTATTCAACTTAGAAGaatccttgtgattacattgggtccaCCTGGATTGGATAATCCAGGTTATTCCCACCTTTTTTAAG
The genomic region above belongs to Papio anubis isolate 15944 chromosome 12, Panubis1.0, whole genome shotgun sequence and contains:
- the TMEM218 gene encoding transmembrane protein 218 isoform X1; amino-acid sequence: MGVCGRKAALEHRGHLIVRRAGRGPPLPPRGMAGTVLGVGAGVFILALLWVSVLLLCVLLSRASGAARFSVIFLFFGAVIITSVLLLFPRAGEFPAPEVEVKIVDDFFIGRYVLLAFLSAIFLGSLFLVLIHHVLEPIYAKPLRSY
- the TMEM218 gene encoding transmembrane protein 218 isoform X2, producing MAGTVLGVGAGVFILALLWVSVLLLCVLLSRASGAARFSVIFLFFGAVIITSVLLLFPRAGEFPAPEVEVKIVDDFFIGRYVLLAFLSAIFLGSLFLVLIHHVLEPIYAKPLRSY